In one window of Bradyrhizobium sp. AZCC 1721 DNA:
- a CDS encoding HpcH/HpaI aldolase/citrate lyase family protein, which translates to MIRPRRSLLFMPGSNARALEKARNLPADGIILDLEDSVAPDAKAMARDQIAKAIAAGGFGKREVLIRVNSLDTPWWVEDVTMAGKARPDGILVPKISTVGDLNAIANRLSDINAPTSIRVWAMIETARAVLDADKLAAASRDSETRLAGFVFGPNDISRETRIRMQPGRATMIPMITHCILATRAHGLEILDGPYSDISNIDGFATECAQGRDLGFDGKTLIHPSHIEACNAIFTPPAEEVEQARKIIAAFEKPENASRGAIQLDGRMVERLHADMARRTIAIADAIAAMGH; encoded by the coding sequence ATGATCCGTCCGCGCCGCAGCCTGTTGTTCATGCCCGGATCCAACGCGCGGGCGCTGGAAAAGGCGCGCAACCTGCCGGCCGACGGGATCATCCTCGACCTCGAGGATTCGGTGGCGCCGGACGCCAAGGCAATGGCCCGCGACCAGATCGCCAAGGCGATCGCGGCGGGCGGGTTCGGCAAGCGCGAGGTGCTGATCCGGGTCAACAGTCTCGATACGCCCTGGTGGGTCGAGGACGTCACCATGGCCGGCAAGGCGCGGCCCGACGGCATTCTGGTTCCCAAGATCTCCACCGTCGGCGATCTCAACGCGATCGCCAATCGCCTCAGCGACATCAACGCGCCCACCTCGATCCGGGTCTGGGCCATGATCGAAACCGCGCGCGCGGTGCTGGACGCCGACAAGCTCGCCGCGGCATCGCGGGATTCCGAAACCAGGCTTGCGGGATTCGTGTTCGGGCCGAACGACATTTCGCGGGAAACGCGGATCCGCATGCAGCCGGGCCGCGCCACGATGATTCCGATGATCACGCACTGCATCCTGGCGACGCGCGCGCACGGGCTGGAAATTCTCGACGGTCCCTATAGCGACATCAGCAATATCGACGGCTTTGCGACCGAATGCGCGCAAGGCCGCGATCTCGGCTTCGACGGCAAGACGCTGATCCATCCGAGCCACATCGAGGCCTGCAACGCGATCTTCACGCCGCCGGCCGAGGAGGTCGAGCAGGCGCGCAAAATCATTGCGGCATTCGAAAAGCCGGAAAACGCCTCGCGCGGGGCGATCCAGCTCGACGGGCGGATGGTGGAACGGCTGCACGCCGACATGGCACGGCGGACGATAGCGATTGCGGATGCGATCGCGGCGATGGGGCATTGA
- a CDS encoding carbonic anhydrase: MTSFPQHLLDGYRSFTSQRLPTEQTRYRELSERGQSPAVMVIGCCDSRVSPEVIFDAGPGELFVVRNVANLVPVYQPDGGAHGVSAALEYAVNVLRVKHIVVLGHAQCGGIRAFIDKIDPLSPGDFIGRWMAMFIKPGEVVEQRERETMQEFTIRIEKAAIFRSMENLMTFPFVRARVDRGEMELHGAYFGVAEGSLFVLDQKAKEFRSVREGE; encoded by the coding sequence ATGACCTCTTTCCCGCAACATCTGCTCGACGGTTACAGGTCCTTCACCTCGCAACGGCTGCCGACCGAACAGACGCGCTACCGGGAACTCTCCGAGCGCGGCCAGTCGCCCGCCGTGATGGTGATCGGCTGCTGCGATTCCCGCGTCTCGCCGGAAGTGATTTTCGACGCGGGCCCTGGCGAGTTGTTCGTGGTGCGCAACGTCGCCAACCTGGTGCCGGTCTACCAGCCGGACGGCGGCGCCCATGGCGTCTCCGCGGCGTTGGAATATGCGGTCAACGTGCTGCGCGTCAAACACATCGTCGTGCTCGGCCATGCCCAGTGCGGCGGCATTCGCGCCTTCATCGACAAGATCGACCCGCTGTCGCCGGGCGACTTCATCGGCCGCTGGATGGCTATGTTCATCAAGCCGGGCGAGGTCGTCGAACAGCGCGAGCGCGAGACGATGCAGGAGTTCACGATCAGGATCGAGAAGGCCGCGATCTTCCGCTCAATGGAAAATCTGATGACGTTCCCGTTCGTGCGCGCCCGCGTCGATCGCGGCGAGATGGAATTGCACGGCGCCTATTTCGGCGTCGCCGAGGGTTCGCTATTCGTGCTCGATCAGAAGGCGAAGGAGTTTCGCAGCGTGCGGGAGGGCGAATAG
- a CDS encoding aspartate-semialdehyde dehydrogenase gives MGYKVAVVGATGNVGREMLNILDERKFPADEVVVLASRRSVGVEVSYGDRTLKVKALEHYDFSDVDICLMSAGGSVSKEWSPKIGAAGAVVIDNSSAWRMDPDVPLIVPEVNADAAAGFAKKNIIANPNCSTAQLVVALKPLHDKATIKRVVVATYQSVSGAGKDAMDELFSQTKAVYTNDELINKKFPKRIAFNVIPEIDVFMEDGYTKEEWKMMAETKKILDPKIRLSATCVRVPVFVGHSEAVNIEFENPITADEARNILRNAPGCLVIDKHEPGGYVTPYEAAGEDATYISRIREDATVENGLVLWCVSDNLRKGAALNAVQIAECLINRKLITAKKKAA, from the coding sequence ATGGGTTACAAAGTCGCTGTCGTCGGTGCGACCGGCAATGTCGGGCGCGAAATGCTCAATATTCTCGACGAGCGCAAATTCCCCGCCGACGAGGTCGTGGTGCTGGCCTCGCGCCGCAGCGTCGGCGTCGAAGTGTCCTATGGCGACCGCACCCTGAAGGTCAAAGCGCTCGAGCACTACGACTTCTCCGACGTCGACATCTGCCTGATGTCGGCAGGCGGTTCGGTGTCGAAGGAATGGTCGCCCAAGATCGGCGCGGCGGGTGCGGTCGTGATCGACAATTCGTCAGCCTGGCGGATGGACCCGGACGTGCCGCTGATTGTGCCGGAAGTGAACGCCGATGCGGCCGCGGGCTTTGCCAAGAAGAACATCATCGCCAACCCGAACTGCTCGACCGCGCAGCTCGTGGTGGCGCTGAAGCCGCTGCACGACAAGGCCACCATCAAGCGGGTCGTGGTCGCGACCTATCAATCGGTCTCGGGCGCCGGCAAGGATGCGATGGACGAACTGTTCTCGCAGACCAAGGCCGTCTACACCAATGACGAGCTGATCAACAAGAAATTCCCCAAGCGTATCGCCTTCAACGTCATCCCCGAGATCGACGTGTTCATGGAGGACGGCTACACCAAGGAAGAATGGAAGATGATGGCGGAGACCAAGAAGATTCTTGATCCCAAGATCAGGCTTTCCGCCACCTGCGTGCGGGTGCCGGTGTTCGTCGGCCATTCGGAGGCCGTCAACATCGAATTCGAGAATCCGATCACGGCCGATGAAGCGCGCAACATCCTGCGCAACGCGCCGGGCTGCCTCGTGATCGACAAGCACGAGCCCGGCGGCTACGTCACGCCCTACGAAGCAGCCGGCGAGGACGCCACCTATATCAGCCGCATCCGCGAGGACGCGACGGTGGAGAACGGCCTCGTCCTGTGGTGCGTCTCCGACAATCTGCGCAAGGGCGCCGCCCTGAACGCGGTGCAGATCGCCGAATGCCTGATCAACCGCAAGCTGATCACCGCGAAAAAGAAGGCGGCGTGA
- the leuB gene encoding 3-isopropylmalate dehydrogenase translates to MATHKLLLLPGDGIGPEVMGEVQRLIDWLNAAGIASFETEQGLVGGSAYDAHKVSISEGDMDKAKSADAIIFGAVGGPKWDSVPYEVRPEAGLLRLRKDLGLFANLRPAVCYPALADASSLKREAVEGLNIMIVRELTGGVYFGEPKTITDLGNGQKRAIDTQVYDTYEIERIGRVAFDLARKRRNKVTSMEKRNVMKSGVLWNEVMTAVHAREYNDVTLEHQLADSGGMMLVKAPKQFDVIVTDNLFGDMLSDIAAMLTGSLGMLPSASLGEIDAKTKKRRSLFEPVHGSAPDIAGKGLANPIAMISSFGMALRYSFDLGALADKVDAAIAAVLASGLRTADIRSEGTTAASTTQMGEAILKELQKLHA, encoded by the coding sequence ATGGCGACCCATAAACTGCTGCTTCTCCCCGGCGACGGTATCGGCCCCGAAGTGATGGGGGAGGTGCAGCGCCTGATCGACTGGCTGAACGCGGCAGGCATCGCGTCATTCGAGACCGAGCAGGGGCTGGTCGGCGGCTCCGCCTATGACGCGCACAAGGTGTCGATCTCGGAAGGCGACATGGACAAAGCCAAGTCGGCCGATGCCATCATCTTCGGCGCGGTCGGTGGTCCCAAGTGGGACAGCGTGCCCTACGAGGTGCGCCCTGAGGCAGGTCTCCTGCGCCTGCGCAAGGATCTCGGCCTGTTCGCCAATCTGCGCCCCGCCGTGTGCTACCCGGCGCTCGCCGATGCTTCCAGCCTGAAGCGCGAGGCGGTCGAAGGCCTCAACATCATGATCGTGCGCGAACTGACCGGCGGCGTCTATTTCGGCGAGCCGAAAACCATCACCGATCTCGGCAACGGCCAGAAGCGCGCCATCGATACCCAAGTCTACGACACCTATGAGATCGAGCGCATCGGCCGCGTCGCCTTCGATTTGGCGCGCAAGCGCCGCAACAAGGTGACGTCGATGGAAAAGCGCAACGTCATGAAGTCGGGCGTGCTCTGGAACGAGGTCATGACGGCCGTCCATGCGCGCGAATACAACGACGTGACGCTGGAGCATCAGCTCGCCGATTCCGGCGGCATGATGCTGGTGAAGGCGCCGAAGCAATTCGACGTCATCGTGACCGACAATCTGTTCGGCGACATGCTGTCCGATATCGCGGCGATGCTCACGGGATCGCTCGGCATGCTGCCCTCGGCTTCGCTCGGCGAGATCGACGCCAAGACCAAAAAGCGCCGCTCGCTGTTCGAGCCGGTGCACGGCTCGGCGCCCGACATCGCCGGCAAGGGGCTGGCCAATCCGATCGCGATGATTTCGTCGTTCGGGATGGCGCTGCGCTATTCCTTCGATTTGGGCGCGCTGGCCGACAAGGTCGACGCGGCGATCGCAGCGGTGCTGGCGAGTGGATTGCGTACGGCGGATATCAGGTCCGAGGGCACGACGGCAGCCTCAACCACGCAGATGGGCGAAGCGATTTTGAAGGAATTGCAGAAGCTGCACGCGTAG
- a CDS encoding YbfB/YjiJ family MFS transporter, with amino-acid sequence MHAPDRPASYAHAARLILILSLAPTVGLGIGRFAYALVLPDMRDTLAWSYSAAGFMNTINAAGYLAGALLASRMIRRFGLAASVRWGTLACVLSLALCATTGDFYVLSFARLLAGVGAAAGFVGGGALAATIAQSRPERANFLLSLFYAGPGIGILASGLVAPFVLQGFGPGSWWMVWWAMTALAVVMTIPVLLAPFHAGAALTETTAAKFAVAPVVIYLAGYFLFGAGYIAYMTFMIAYVRDAGGSAAAQSAFWSLIGVSAFITPWVWRRVLALDRGGLATTIILGVNAIGAAMPIFGHSVWLLAISALVFGVAFFAVVGSTTAFVRFNYPPQAWPTAIAAMTISFGIGQTLGPIVVGAITDALGSLSFALNVSAAMLALGAVLSAFQKKVVQKPST; translated from the coding sequence TTGCACGCCCCCGACCGTCCCGCGAGTTACGCGCATGCCGCACGGCTGATCCTCATTCTGTCGCTGGCGCCGACCGTCGGTCTCGGCATCGGCCGCTTTGCCTATGCGCTGGTGCTGCCTGACATGCGCGACACCCTGGCCTGGAGCTATTCCGCGGCCGGTTTCATGAACACCATCAACGCCGCCGGCTATCTCGCAGGCGCCCTGCTCGCCTCGCGCATGATCCGGCGTTTTGGACTGGCCGCTTCGGTTCGATGGGGCACGCTGGCCTGCGTGCTGTCGCTGGCGCTCTGCGCCACCACAGGCGATTTCTACGTCCTGAGTTTCGCGCGGCTTCTGGCGGGGGTCGGCGCCGCGGCCGGATTCGTCGGCGGCGGCGCGCTGGCGGCGACGATTGCGCAGTCGCGCCCCGAGCGGGCGAATTTTCTGCTCAGCCTGTTCTATGCCGGCCCCGGGATTGGCATCCTGGCGTCGGGACTGGTGGCGCCGTTCGTGCTGCAGGGCTTTGGGCCGGGCTCGTGGTGGATGGTCTGGTGGGCGATGACCGCGCTGGCGGTCGTCATGACGATCCCGGTCCTGCTCGCACCGTTTCATGCCGGTGCAGCCCTGACCGAAACGACGGCAGCCAAATTCGCCGTCGCGCCGGTCGTGATCTATCTCGCCGGCTACTTTCTGTTTGGCGCCGGCTACATCGCCTACATGACCTTCATGATCGCCTATGTCCGCGACGCCGGTGGTAGTGCCGCGGCGCAGAGCGCGTTCTGGAGCCTGATCGGTGTCAGCGCTTTTATCACGCCCTGGGTATGGCGCCGCGTACTGGCGCTCGATCGCGGCGGCCTCGCCACCACGATCATTCTCGGTGTCAATGCCATCGGCGCGGCGATGCCGATCTTCGGACACTCGGTGTGGCTATTGGCGATATCAGCGCTGGTGTTCGGCGTGGCCTTCTTCGCCGTGGTCGGATCCACCACTGCCTTCGTCCGCTTCAACTACCCGCCGCAAGCCTGGCCCACCGCGATCGCGGCGATGACGATTTCATTCGGCATCGGTCAGACGCTAGGTCCGATCGTGGTCGGCGCGATCACGGATGCGCTGGGCAGCCTGTCGTTTGCGCTGAATGTTTCCGCGGCGATGCTGGCGCTGGGGGCGGTGCTCTCGGCGTTTCAGAAGAAGGTAGTGCAGAAACCCTCGACGTGA
- a CDS encoding IS4 family transposase translates to MVAGKDVCLRRLSKGDRALEVRFNRFLRNPKVTTEQIIESWSESTVAAVEGRHVLAIQDTSEINFHPTARRRRGLGETAKGNVHGVLLHPLLAVDADDGTCLGLLSGQAWTRKGRRTVSHDRRDLSDKESQRWISTALAAKPLLAGAAMVTVIGDRESDIFALYASAAEEHFHVIVRSMHDRKLADDTSLYAAIERRAVTDRRAVWLPARVQRPERVANLELRFGVIELARPQTKFLRHLPKSLPLYVVDVREPNPEAGVEPLHWRLLTTHPVTGKEEAWRIVEWYKRRWLIEQFFRVLKTQGFKLEDSQIGSAERLLKLVAIAAKAAVITVQLLQARDGRGKQPVSLAFNADEVAALTALNAQLEAKTIRLSNPHPSDSLAWAAWIIGRLGGWDGYPSSKPPGPITFKHGLEYFHAVAAGWSLRNVCMP, encoded by the coding sequence ATGGTCGCGGGCAAAGATGTGTGTTTGCGGCGACTTTCGAAGGGCGATCGGGCGCTCGAGGTGCGGTTCAACCGCTTCCTGCGCAATCCCAAGGTGACAACGGAGCAGATCATCGAAAGCTGGAGTGAAAGCACAGTCGCAGCGGTCGAAGGCCGCCACGTATTGGCGATCCAGGACACCAGCGAGATCAACTTCCATCCCACGGCGCGGCGCCGCCGCGGTCTCGGAGAGACCGCCAAGGGCAACGTCCACGGCGTGCTACTCCATCCCCTGCTGGCAGTGGATGCCGACGACGGCACCTGCCTTGGCCTGTTGAGCGGCCAGGCGTGGACGCGCAAGGGCCGCCGCACCGTCTCACACGACCGGCGCGACTTGTCGGACAAGGAATCGCAGCGCTGGATCAGCACCGCCCTTGCAGCCAAGCCGTTACTGGCCGGCGCTGCCATGGTCACCGTGATTGGCGATCGCGAGAGCGACATCTTCGCGCTTTATGCGAGCGCGGCTGAGGAACACTTCCATGTGATCGTCCGCAGCATGCATGATCGCAAGCTCGCGGACGACACCAGTTTGTACGCAGCCATTGAGCGCAGAGCTGTGACAGACCGACGTGCCGTCTGGCTGCCCGCGCGAGTGCAACGGCCGGAGCGTGTCGCAAATCTCGAACTGCGCTTTGGTGTGATCGAACTGGCTCGACCGCAGACCAAGTTCCTGCGCCATCTGCCTAAGAGCTTGCCGCTATATGTGGTCGACGTCCGTGAACCCAATCCCGAAGCTGGCGTCGAGCCCCTTCATTGGCGGCTTCTCACCACCCACCCGGTAACCGGCAAAGAAGAGGCCTGGCGCATCGTCGAATGGTACAAGCGGCGCTGGCTGATCGAACAGTTCTTCCGCGTCCTCAAGACGCAAGGCTTCAAACTCGAAGACAGTCAGATCGGCTCAGCCGAGCGTCTCCTCAAGCTGGTCGCCATCGCCGCCAAGGCGGCGGTCATCACCGTCCAACTCTTGCAGGCGCGCGATGGCCGCGGCAAGCAACCCGTCAGCCTCGCCTTCAATGCCGATGAAGTTGCGGCGCTCACTGCCCTTAACGCACAGCTTGAGGCCAAAACCATACGCCTGAGCAACCCGCATCCATCCGATAGCCTTGCCTGGGCTGCCTGGATCATCGGTCGGCTCGGCGGCTGGGACGGCTACCCGTCATCCAAACCGCCCGGTCCAATTACCTTCAAACACGGCCTGGAATACTTCCACGCCGTCGCTGCCGGATGGAGCCTCAGAAATGTGTGCATGCCCTAG
- a CDS encoding saccharopine dehydrogenase family protein: MKRDLDLIVYGATGYTGRLIAEYLATSYRGDDAPSWAIAGRSTDKLQKVRVDIGAPDDLPLLKADADEPASLRSMCERAAVIITTVGPYQLHGPGLVAACAAAGTAYVDLCGEPVWMRRMIDAYHEEAKRTGARIVFSCGFDSIPFDLGVLTLQEKAREKFGRPARRVKARLRKVKGGMSGGTAASAQATLAAAARDPALIGLLTDPFALTPGFTGPSQPSGLIPEYDPHMNAWLVPFPMAPVNTKNVHRTNFLLGHLYGRDFVYDEMMVAPGLGEIAGVTTETFATVFSLFRTGGLKPGAGPSREEREKGFYDILFLGELPDGGRVETVVKGDRDPGYGSTSKMIAESALCLVRDVQGEGGIWTPGALMGPALRKRLTERAGLTFSAR, encoded by the coding sequence GTGAAGCGGGACCTCGACCTCATCGTCTATGGCGCAACGGGTTACACCGGCCGTCTCATCGCCGAATATCTGGCGACGTCCTATCGCGGCGACGATGCTCCGTCCTGGGCGATCGCGGGACGCTCGACCGACAAGCTCCAGAAGGTGCGTGTCGACATCGGCGCACCGGATGATTTGCCATTGCTCAAGGCGGATGCCGACGAGCCGGCCAGCCTGCGTTCGATGTGCGAGCGTGCGGCCGTGATCATCACGACTGTCGGGCCCTATCAGCTCCACGGTCCCGGGCTGGTGGCGGCCTGCGCAGCCGCGGGAACGGCCTATGTTGATCTCTGCGGCGAGCCGGTTTGGATGCGGCGCATGATCGACGCCTATCACGAAGAGGCGAAACGGACCGGCGCGCGCATCGTCTTCTCCTGCGGCTTCGATTCCATCCCGTTCGACCTCGGCGTGCTCACGCTGCAAGAGAAGGCGCGCGAGAAATTCGGACGCCCGGCGCGGCGGGTCAAAGCCCGCCTGCGCAAGGTGAAAGGCGGCATGTCTGGCGGCACCGCGGCGAGCGCCCAGGCGACATTGGCCGCCGCCGCGCGCGACCCGGCCCTGATCGGGCTGCTGACCGACCCCTTCGCGTTGACGCCGGGGTTCACCGGGCCGTCTCAGCCGTCGGGCCTCATCCCCGAGTACGACCCGCACATGAACGCATGGCTCGTGCCGTTCCCCATGGCGCCGGTCAACACCAAGAACGTGCACCGCACGAATTTCCTGTTGGGTCATCTCTACGGCAGGGATTTCGTCTACGACGAGATGATGGTCGCGCCGGGATTGGGGGAAATCGCCGGCGTGACGACGGAGACGTTTGCCACGGTGTTTTCCTTGTTCAGGACCGGCGGTCTCAAACCCGGCGCGGGCCCGTCCCGGGAAGAGCGCGAGAAGGGCTTCTACGACATCCTTTTCCTGGGCGAGTTGCCGGATGGCGGACGGGTCGAGACGGTCGTCAAGGGCGACCGCGATCCGGGCTACGGCTCGACCAGCAAGATGATCGCCGAGAGCGCTCTCTGCCTCGTGCGCGACGTGCAGGGCGAGGGCGGCATATGGACGCCGGGCGCGCTGATGGGTCCGGCGTTGCGCAAGCGTCTGACGGAGCGCGCCGGCCTCACCTTCAGTGCGCGTTGA